The genome window AATCATCACCCACAAGGACCTGCGCGACGGCGAACGAAAATTTCGGGAGGACCACCCCATCCCGGACCATGACGTGGCTCTGCGCCTGGCCGTGGACCACCTGACCCACCCGGAACACGGAGCCGTTGCCGGGGTGCACGAAATCGACGCCGTGGGGCACCGGGTGGTCCAGGGCGGCGAGACCTTCAAAGCTCCGGCGGTCATCGACAAGGCCGTCACGGAGGCCATCCGGGCCAACATTCCCCTGGCCCCGCTGCACAACCCGGCCAACCTCACCGGCATCGAGGTGGCCCTGGAGCTGTTCCCCAAATGTCCGCAGGTGGCCGTTTTCGATACGGAATTTCACCAGACCATGCCGCCCAGAGCCTATATATACGCCCTGCCCTACCGCCTCTACGAGGAACTGCGGGTTCGGCGCTACGGATTCCACGGCACCTCCCACCGCTATGTGGCCCGCACGGCCGCCAAGCTCCTGGGCAAGCCCCTGGAGAAAACCAAACTCATCACCGTGCACCTGGGCAACGGCAGCTCCATCGCGGCCGTGGACGGCGGCAGATGCGTGGACACCAGCATGGGCCTGACCCCGCTGGCAGGGCTGATGATGGGCACGCGCTGCGGCGACGTGGACCCGGCCGTGTTCACCTTCCTGGCCGACAACAAGGGCATGTCCATCAAGGAGATAGACGAACTGCTCAACAAGCAGAGCGGCCTCAAGGGGATCTGCGGCATGAACGACATGCGCGACATCCACGAGGCGCGCGCCCACGGTGATGAAAAAGCGCAGTTGGCATTTGAAATGTTCGCCTATCGTGTTAAGAAGTACATCGGAGCTTATTTGGCCGTGCTTGGCGGGGCCGATGCCGTCGTCTTCACCGCGGGCATCGGCGAAAACGATGATTTCGTGCGTGAAGCGGCCTGTTCCGGGCTCGAACAACTAGGCATCATCATTGATCAAACAGCCAATCAAGGGCGCAAGACAGAGGCCTGTCCCGTTCACCGGCCCGAAAGCCCCGTTCAGGTATGGGTCGTGCCCACTGACGAAGAACTTGAAATCGCGCTGGCATCTCGCGCCGCGCTAAGCTAATGTCCTTGGACCATTGTGTATTCACGCAACTATTGGGATTGCGAAGAAAATAAAACGTCCAACCTTTGCAAACTGACGGAGTTTTGAAATGGCAAAGAAAATGAAAACCATGGACGGCAACCAGGCCGCCGCCTACGTTGCCTACGCCATGAGCGAGACCGCGGCGATCTATC of Salidesulfovibrio onnuriiensis contains these proteins:
- a CDS encoding acetate/propionate family kinase produces the protein MKILVINCGSSSLKYMLLDMKKQAPMSSGVVERIGEDVGIITHKDLRDGERKFREDHPIPDHDVALRLAVDHLTHPEHGAVAGVHEIDAVGHRVVQGGETFKAPAVIDKAVTEAIRANIPLAPLHNPANLTGIEVALELFPKCPQVAVFDTEFHQTMPPRAYIYALPYRLYEELRVRRYGFHGTSHRYVARTAAKLLGKPLEKTKLITVHLGNGSSIAAVDGGRCVDTSMGLTPLAGLMMGTRCGDVDPAVFTFLADNKGMSIKEIDELLNKQSGLKGICGMNDMRDIHEARAHGDEKAQLAFEMFAYRVKKYIGAYLAVLGGADAVVFTAGIGENDDFVREAACSGLEQLGIIIDQTANQGRKTEACPVHRPESPVQVWVVPTDEELEIALASRAALS